The Thermoplasma acidophilum DSM 1728 genome includes a window with the following:
- a CDS encoding transcription elongation factor Spt5 — MENSKEYEWISSDVPDRIEVGAGETINLRFSIKNIQNVKRKFRVSIGYSVEENDSTVDWKAVLNISKKNEVSLLGQGSLEDDIDIDPLKSKNIDMAINAPKGAYPNDKMTLNFSIESEDGVHRFTKSVTIVLKPVIVALKTTVGSEVQVAIDLNNRAEKDREDRSGDGKKLPSEVYAIMAPYEIKGYIFVETMHPDRISYLARDIRGYKGMVSGKIDLEEIAHYLTPKPAVSGLELGSLVELVEGPFKGEKAKIISIDSVKEEVTVQLVESMVPIPVTVKAESIRQLK; from the coding sequence ATGGAAAACAGCAAGGAATATGAATGGATATCGTCTGACGTTCCAGACCGCATAGAGGTCGGTGCTGGCGAAACGATCAACCTGCGATTCAGCATAAAGAACATTCAGAATGTGAAGAGGAAGTTCAGGGTCAGCATAGGTTACAGCGTCGAGGAGAACGACAGCACTGTGGACTGGAAGGCCGTGCTGAACATCAGCAAGAAGAACGAGGTCTCGCTCCTGGGACAGGGCAGTCTGGAGGACGATATCGATATAGATCCGCTCAAGTCAAAGAATATCGATATGGCCATAAATGCGCCAAAGGGTGCGTATCCAAACGATAAAATGACACTGAATTTTTCAATAGAATCCGAGGACGGCGTGCACAGGTTCACAAAGTCCGTCACGATCGTACTGAAGCCCGTTATCGTTGCACTCAAGACGACCGTTGGATCAGAGGTTCAGGTCGCGATAGACCTCAACAACAGGGCAGAGAAGGACAGGGAGGATCGATCAGGAGACGGAAAGAAGCTTCCAAGCGAGGTTTATGCCATAATGGCTCCGTACGAAATAAAGGGCTACATATTCGTGGAGACCATGCATCCCGACAGGATATCGTACCTTGCCAGGGATATAAGGGGATACAAGGGCATGGTGTCTGGCAAGATAGATCTGGAGGAGATTGCGCATTATCTCACGCCAAAGCCAGCCGTATCCGGCCTGGAGCTGGGTTCGCTGGTGGAGCTCGTTGAGGGGCCGTTCAAGGGGGAGAAGGCCAAGATAATATCGATAGATTCCGTGAAGGAGGAAGTTACCGTGCAGCTTGTCGAGAGCATGGTACCAATACCTGTCACGGTGAAGGCCGAATCCATAAGGCAGCTAAAATGA
- a CDS encoding SecE/sec61-gamma family protein translocase subunit: MSIEDKAEEIQQNLERRFSSIGKGKYARILRMARKPTRDEYIKVLVITAVGLLIIGGRWFHNIPAYGCLFQDTLRWNPWKTARNMNGYRLTFQTA; the protein is encoded by the coding sequence GTGTCAATTGAAGATAAGGCTGAGGAAATTCAGCAGAATCTGGAGAGAAGGTTTTCCAGCATTGGGAAGGGGAAGTATGCGAGAATCCTCCGCATGGCGAGAAAGCCGACGAGGGATGAATACATAAAGGTGCTGGTAATAACCGCAGTTGGTCTTCTCATCATAGGTGGCCGTTGGTTTCATAATATACCTGCTTATGGATGTTTATTTCAAGATACCTTAAGGTGGAATCCATGGAAAACAGCAAGGAATATGAATGGATATCGTCTGACGTTCCAGACCGCATAG